GACGGCCGGCGGGCGGGAACAGCTCGCCGTGCCCCGAGCGGAGTTCCGGTCCTATTACGGGCGTCCGGTGCTCAAACCACCGGTGTGGGAGTGGAAGATCGCGGCGTACCTGTTCTCCGGCGGCCTGTCGGCGGGTTCGGCGCTACTGGCCGCCGGAGCCGATCTGACCGGGCGTCCGGCGCTGTGCCGGGTGAGCCGAGTCGGGGCTCTGGCCAGCCTCCTGGCCAGCATGTACTTCCTCGTCGCCGACCTCGGTCGTCCCGAGCGGTTCCACCACATGCTGCGGGTGGCCAAGCCGAGTTCGCCGATGAGCGTCGGCACCTGGATTCTGACCGCCTACGGGCCGGGCGCCGGGCTGGCCGGGGTCGCCGAGCTGATGCCGGCGGCGCTGCGGCGCACCTGGGCGGGTGCGCTCGTGCGCTGGTCGGCACGACCGGCGGGACTCTCGGCGGCGGCCGTCGCACCCGGGGTTGCCTCCTACACCGCGGTCCTGCTGTCGCAGACCGCCGTCCCCGCCTGGCACGAGGCGCACCCCTATCTGCCCTTCGTCTTCACCGGCTCGGCCGCGGCCAGCGGCGGCGGCTGGGGCATGGTGCTGGCGCCGGTGGCCGAGGCCGGTCCGGCGCGACGGCTCGCCGTCGTGGGCGCCGTGCTGGAGGTCGCGGCGTCGCGACTGCTGGAGCAACGGCTGGGCCTGGCCGCCGAGGCGTACACGACGGGAAAGCCGCACCGGCTGCGCAAGTGGGCGGAGTACCTGACGGTCGGCGGGGCGCTGGGGACGGCGGCGGCCCGCCGGAGCCGGTTCGCCGCAGCGCTGTGCGGGCTGGCGCTACTCACCGGCAGTGCGCTGCAGCGGTTCGGGGTGTTCGAGGCCGGCGTGGAATCCACCCGGGATCCGAAATACGTGGTGGTGCCGCAGCGCCAGCGGCTCGATTCCGGCCACTGAGCGGGGCCCGAGCGGCCCTCGGGGCAGTTGGCCACTTGGGCGCGGCGAGATCGACGCCAGCGCGGAAAGGACCGAGTGAACGTCGCGCTAGCGTGAATCTCGGTGAAAGCCGCTACAGCCGTTCTTTGACCGCCGCCGACAAGCGGGCCCCGTCGGCTTTGCCGTCGGCGATCTCGGTGGCGAACTTCATGACCAGGCCCATCTGCTTCATGGTGGGCCGATGCCCGAGATTTTCGGCCACCTGGGCGATGGCGGTGTCGGCGACATCGGCCAGTTCTGCCTCGGTGAGCGGCGTGGGCAGATACTCGTCGATGATCCGGGCTTCCGCGTGCTCGTTGGCGGCCAGCTCACCACGCCCGTTCTGGGTGTAGATCTCGGCCGCCTCGCCACGTTTACGGGATTCTCTGGCCAGCACCTTGAGCACCTCGTCGTCGGAGAGCTCTTTGGCCTGCTTGCCCGATACCTCCTCGGTCTGGATTGCGGCCAGCACCATGCGTAGAGTCGCGGTTCGCAACTTGTCCTGCGTTTTCATCGCTTCGGTCAGGTCGGCCCGAAGCCGCGATTTGAGTTCCGCCATTGCAGAGACGCTACGCGCATTCGGTTCGGAGGCTGCCGAACCCGACACCAAGACCGGAAGTCATCCCCGCATTGAGAAATGCGCCGACCGCCGACAGGATGGAGCCCATGATCAACGACGACAGCCGCCACATCCGGTGAGTACGCTGCCGCCGAGTTATCCGGTCGACCCGCCGGCCGAGACCCCGGGGTACATACCGGCCGGGTACCCACCGTTGGGGGCCGGCTATCCCCCGCCACCATCGCAGACGTCGGGCTACGGCGCCCCACCGCCCGGCTACGGTGTGCCACCCGGCTACGGTGCGCCACCTGGCTACGGCATGCCACCGGGGTACGGACCCCCGCCACCGGGCTACGGCGCTCCGCCACCGGGCTACGGCGCTCCGCCACCGGGCTACGGCGCTCCGCCACCGGGCTACGGCGCTCCGCCACCGGGCTACGGCGCTCCGCCACCGGGCTACGGCGCTCCGCCGCCGGGCTACGGCGCTCCGCCCGGATATGGTCCCCCGCCACCGGGTTATGGCCCGCCGTTGGTTCCCGGAGCGGTCAAACCCGGGATCATCCCGCTGCGGCCGTTGACCTTGAGCGACATCTACAACGGCGCGGTCGGCTACATCCGCACCAACCCGAAGGCGACGCTGGGCCTGACAGCGATCGTCGTGGTGATCATGCAAGTCATCACGTTGATCGCCACGGTCGGACCGTTGACGGCCCTCAACCAACTGAAGTCTCAGCCGTCGACCGAGCTGAGTCTGGGCGTCCTCGGTGCCTGGATGGGTTCGGTGGCGGCCAGTGGTCTGGTTACCTGGCTGGGCGGCATGCTGCTGAGCGGAATCCTCACCGTCGTCGTCGGGCGCGCGGTATTCGGGTCTCCCATCACCATCGGCGAAGCGTGGGCCAGGGTCCGCGGGCGCGTGCCGGCACTGATCGGGCTGGCCTTGCTGGAAGCCGCCGGGATGGTGGCGCTCGCCGGGCTGGTGGTGGTCATCCTGGTCGGGGTCGCGGCCGCGGTCAACGGTGCTGCGGCGGTCCTGGTCGGCATCCCGCTGCTACTGCTGGTCGGGTTGCTGCTGGCCTACCTGTACACGATGTTGGTGTTCGCGCCGGTGCTGATCGTGTTGGAGCGACTGCCGCTGGTCGACGCGGTCACCAGATCGTTCCGGCTGGTTCGCGGCGGATTCTGGCGGGTCCTGGGTATCCGGTTGCTGACGGCCCTGGTGGTGGGACTGGTTGGCGGTGCGGTCGCGGCCCCCTTCAGCATCGCGAGCCAGATCTTGTTGGGCGTCACCGCGTCGGAAGGCTCCATCGGTATGCTGCTCGTCGGCACGACGCTGTCGGCCGTCGGCTCAGCGATCAGCCAGATCATCACCGCACCGTTCACCGCCGGAGTTGTCGTCCTGCTGTACACCGATCGCCGCATGCGCGCCGAAGCCTTCGATCTGGTCCTGCAGACCGGTGCCGCCGGTGGGCCCGCCGCGGTGGAGTCCACCGACAACCTGTGGCTCACGCGGCCTTACTGATCGACTGGTATCGACTGGTGAGGACTGACTGACGATGCCTTCCATCGACATCGACCGCGATGCCGCCCACCAGGCAGCGCAGCATGAGCTTGACAAACCGATCTACCCCAAGCCATCGCTGTCGACGGCTTTCAGCGACTGGCTCAACGAGCAGTTGTACCGGCTGCTGGAGAGGGGCGCTTCGGTATCCGGTGGCTGGTTCACCCTGACGGTGCTGTTCATCCTGGCGGTGATCGCTGTAATCGTCGCCGTCCACATCGCCCGACGCACCATGCGCACCAACCGCGGCGGTGACTACCAGCTGTTCGAAGCCGGCCAACTCACCGCCGCCCAGCATAGAGCCACGGCTGAAGCATTTGCGGCCCAAGGCAATTGGGCCGCCGCCATCCGGCACCGACTGCGCGCGGTCGCGCGCGAGCTGGAAGAGACCGGCGTGCTGAACCCGGCCCCCGGACGCACCGCCAACGAGCTGGCCACCGACGCGGGCGCGGCCCTGCCTCACCTGGCAGGCGAATTGGCCCGGGCCGCAACGGCCTTCAACGACGTCACCTACGGCGAGCGGCCCGGAACTCAAGATTCCTACCAGCTGATCGCCGACCTCGACGACCACCTGCGATCACGTGCTCATGCCTCGTCGGCGGTGGAACGGCCCGCCGCAGCCGATTCCTGGGCGCAGGTCCGGTGATGCCGGCACCGGGTATCACCCGGCCGCGGCGTCCGTGGCGTGGCATGGTGCTCGCGCTGGCCGCAATCATCCTCGTCGCCGCAGTCGGCACCTACCTGACCGCGCCGCGGCCCGGCGGCATGATGGATCCCGCTGCCACCAACTCCTCCGGCGCCCATGCGCTGGTGACGTTGCTGCGCGAAGGCGGCGTCGAGGTCGTCGTCGCCAATACCGTCGCCGACGTCGAACGCTCGGCCCGCGCCGACTCCTTGCTGCTGGTGGCGCAGACTCAATACCTGACCGACAGCGCACTTCTGCAGCGGCTGACGCAAGCCCCCGGTGACCTGCTCTTGGTGGAGCCCACGGCGCGAGCCCGCAGAGCGCTCACCCCGAAGCTGCGCATCACCGCCGCCGAACAATTCGCATCCCAGCCGAAATGCCCACTGCGAGAAGCTAATCGGGCCGGAAAGGTGCATTTCGGGCCCAGCGATGCCTACCAGCCCAGGGACGACCTCGAGGTGATCAGCTGTTACGGCGGCGCGTTGGTCCGCTATCGCGACGCCGGGCGAACCGTCACGGTGGTCGGCAGTAGCGACTTCATGACCAACGGCGGCCTGCTCGAAGAGGGCAATGCCGCGCTGGCGATGAACCTCGCGGGTGACCGGCCGCGGGTGGTCTGGTACGCGCCGCACCGCGTCGAGGGGCAAACGTCGGAGCCCGGTTCGCTTTCCGACCTGATCCCGGCAAACGTGACGTGGATCGTCTGGCAGCTGTGGCTGGTGGTCCTCCTGGCGGCGCTCTGGAAGGGCCGCCGGCTGGGACCGCTGGTTGCCGAAGAGATGCCCGTGGTGGTCCGCGCATCGGAGACGGTCGAGGGCCGTGGCCGGCTGTACCGGTCCCGGCGGGCCCGCGATCGCGCCGCCGACGCGCTGCGCACCGCCACGCTGCAGCGGCTGCTGCCACGACTCGGTATCAGCCCGGGCACCGACCCGCCCGCGGTGGTGCTGACCGTGGCCCGGCGCAGCGGGGCCGACCCGGAGTTCGTTCGATACCACCTCTACGGCCCGCCACCGGCCACCGACCAGGATCTACTACACCTCGCCCGCGCACTCGACGACATCGAAAGGCAGGTCACCCACTCGTGACGCAACCCGCTCCCACCCAAACCGCGTCCGCGGACTCCGCACGCGAAGCATTGCTGGGGTTACGCGCCGAGATCGCCAAGGCCGTCGTCGGACAGGACGGCGTGATCAGCGGCCTGGTGATCGCGCTGTTGTGCCGCGGCCACGTGCTCTTGGAAGGCGTTCCGGGAGTGGCGAAGACGCTGATGGTCCGGGCCATGGCCGCCGCGTTGCAGCTGGAGTTCAAAAGGGTGCAGTTCACTCCCGACCTGATGCCCGGCGACGTCACCGGTTCGCTGGTCTACGACTCGCACACCGCCCAGTTCACCTTCCGGCCCGGCCCGGTGTTCACCAATCTGCTGCTTGCCGACGAGATCAACCGCACTCCGCCCAAGACTCAGGCCGCGCTGCTCGAGGCCATGGAGGAGCGCCAGGTCAGCGTGGAAGGCCAGGCGAAACTGCTGCCGGACCCGTTCATCGTGGCGGCCACGCAGAACCCGATCGAATACGAAGGCACCTATCAACTGCCCGAGGCCCAACTCGACCGTTTCCTGATGAAACTCAACGTCACGCTGCCGTCGCGCGACTCCGAGATCGCCATCCTGGGCCGGCACGCGCACGGCTTCGACCCGCGCGACCTCTCGGCGATCAAGCCGGTGGCCGGCTCTGCTGAGCTGGCCGCCGGGCGCGAAGCGGTGCGGCAGGTGCTGATCGCCGACGAGGTGCTCGGCTACATCGTCGACATCGTCGGCGCCACCCGGTCCTCCCCCGCGCTGCAGCTCGGCGTGTCGCCCCGCGGGGCTACGGCGCTGCTGGGCACCGCCCGGTCGTGGGCGTGGTTGTCCGGGCGCAACTACGTCACTCCCGACGACGTGAAGGCCATGGCGCGTCCCACGCTGCGGCACCGGATCATGTTGCGTCCGGAAGCCGAGCTCGAAGGGGCCACGCCCGACGGTGTGCTGGACGGAATACTGGCCTCGGTTCCGGTGCCCCGCTAGTGATCCTGACCGGACGCACCGGACTGCTGGCGCTGATCTGCGTCCTGCCGATCGCGCTGGCCCCTTGGCCGGCAAGGGCTTTCGTGATCCTGCTGGCGGTGCTGGTTCTCGCTGTGGTGATCGACGTCGCGCTGGCGGCCAGCACCCGCAGGTTGCGCTTCACCCGCTCCCCGGACAGCTCGATCCGGCTCGGCCAGCCCGCGGACGCGGGCCTGTCCGTCCACAACGAGGGCCGCCGCCGGTTCCGCGGCCAGATCCGCGACGCCTGGCCGCCCAGCACCCGCGGCGAACCGCGCAGCCACAAGGTCAACATCGGCGGCGGTGAGCGCCAGCAACTGACGACCCGACTGCGGCCGGTTCGCCGCGGCGACCAGCGCGCGGCCGCTGTCACCGCCAGATCGCTCGGGCCGCTGGGCCTGGCGGGACGGCAGAGTTCGCAGCCGGTGGCCGGCAAGGTCCGGGTGCTGCCGCCGTTTCTGTCGCGCAAACACCTGCCGTCGCGGCTGGCCAAACTCCGCGAGATCGACGGGTTGTTGCCGACGCTGATCCGCGGGCAAGGCACCGAATTCGATTCGCTGCGCGAATATGTCGTCGGCGACGACGTCCGCTCGATCGACTGGCGCGCGACGGCCCGTCGCTCCGACGTGATGGTGCGCACCTGGCGGCCCGAGCGGGACCGGCGGGTGGTGCTGGTGCTCGACACCGGGCGGATGGCGGCGGGGCGCGTCGGTGTCGACCCAACGGCCGCCGATCCCGCCGGATGGCCCCGGCTGGACTGGTCGATGGATGCCGCGCTGCTTTTGGCTGCGCTGGCGTCGCGGGCCGGCGACCACGTCGACTTCCTGGCCCATGACCGGGTGAGCCGGGCGGCCGTTTTCGGCGCGTCGCGCACCGAACTGCTGGCCCAATTGGTCGACGCGATGGCGCCGCTGCAACCGGCGCTCGTCGAATCGGATTGGCGGGCAATGATTTCCGCAATCCTGCTGCGGACCCGGCGCCGGTCGCTGGTGGTGCTGCTGACCGACCTCAACGCCACCGCCCTGGACGAGGGTCTGCTGCCGGTGCTGCCGCAGCTGTCGGCCAAACACCATGTGGTGGTGGCCGCCGTCGCCGACCCGCGCGTCGACGAACTGGCCATGGGGCGTTCTGATGCGGCGACGGTCTACGACGCGGCGGCTGCCGAACGCGCCCGCAACGACCGTCGGGCGATCGCGTCGCGACTGCGCCGCAGCGGCGTGGACGTCGTCGACGCGCCGCCCTCCGACATCGCGCCGGCGCTTGCGGATCGGTATCTGGCGATGAAGGCGACGGGCCGGCTGTAGTTTTCGGCCCCGCGCTCAGCCGGTGGGCACCACGTCGGGAGCATCCTCGATGTCGCCGGTCTCCCCGGCCTTGGCGGCGCGACGGCCGAAGTACACGATGTAGGACACGAACGCGGCCAAGGCAAGGAGGCCGATGGCGATCCGGACGGAGGTCGGCAACGGTGACGGGGTCACCATCGCTTCGATCAGCCCGGACACCAGCAAAACCCCCACCAGGCCCACCGCCACCGACACCACGCCGCGGCCCTGTTCGGCCAGGACTTGTCCGCGCGGCCGGTCACCGGGGGCGATCACCGACCACCCCAGCCGCATCCCGGTAGCGGCGGCCAGGAACACCGCCGTCAGCTCGAGCAGTCCGTGCGGAATCAGCAGTCCCAGCAGCAGGCCGCCCCTGCCCGCCTGGAACATCAAGCCGGCGATCACTCCGACGTTGGCCGCGTTCTGGAAGAGCACCAGCGGTATCGGCAGGCCCAGCACCACCGACATCGCGATGCACTTGGCGGCCACCCAGGAATTGTTCACCCAGACCTGCAGCGCGAACGACGTTGCCGGGTGCTCGCTGTAATACGACTCGACGTCGTGGTTGACCAATTCGTTGATCTCGGTGGGAGTTCCGATGACCGACTGCACCTCCGCACTGCCGGCCACCCAGAACGCGATGAGCACCACGACGGCGAAGAACGCCACCGCCGTCGCCGCCCACCAGCGCCAGGCCCGATAGGCGACCACCGGGAAGGACACCGTCCAGAACCGGACGAAGGTGCTGGTCAGCGGCGCGTGCGCACCGGTGACCGCGGCCCGCGCACGGGCGACCAGGCTGGACAGCCGTCCGACCAGCAGCGAATCCGACGACACCGACCGCAGCATCGACAGGTGTGTGGACACGCGCTGGTACAGCTCGACGAGCTCGTCGATCTCGGCGCCGGTCAGCGAACGACGCTTTTTGACCAACTGGTCGAGGCGATCCCAGGTGCCGCGGTGGGTCAGCAAGAACGCGTCGACGTCCACCTGCGCAGCGTACCCAACCGAGGGCGGTAGGCAGCGGTCCGCAAACCTGTAGCGTTCCCAGGTATGTCGGAGGTGGTGACCGGGGACGCCGTGGTGCTCGATGTGCAGATCGCCCAGCTGCCGGTGCGTGCGGTGAGCGCGATCATCGACATGACGGTGATGTTCATCGGCTACCTGCTCGGGCTGATGCTGTGGGCGGCCGCGTTGAGTCAGTTGGACGAGGCGTTGACCATCGCGTTCCTGATCATGTTCACGGTGTTGGCGTTCGTCGGCTATCCGGTGGCCATCGAGACCGCGACGCGGGGCCGGTCGGTGGGCAAGATCGTGATGGGCCTGCGGGTGGTATCCGACGACGGCGGCCCGGAACGCTTCCGTCAGGCGCTGTTTCGCGCGCTGGCGTCGGTGGTGGAGATCTGGATGCTGCTGGGCAGCCCGGCCGTGATCTGCAGCATGGTGTCGCCGAAGGGCAAGCGGGTGGGCGACATGTTCGCCGGCACCATCGTGGTCAGCGAGCGTGCTCCGCGGTTGGGGCCGCCGCCGGCGATGCCGCCGGCGCTGGCGTGGTGGGCGTCGTCGCTGCAGCTGTCCGGGCTCACCGCCGGACAAGCCGAAGTTGCGCGCCAATTCCTTTCCCGTGCACCGCAATTGGATCCGCGGTTGCGTGAGCAGATGGCATATCGGATAGCCGGCGATGTGTTGTCCCGGATCGCGCCGCCGCCCCCGCCGGGCGTTCCGCCGCAGCTGGTGCTGGCCGCCGTACTTGCCGAACGGCACCGCCGCGAGCTCGCTCGGCTGCGTCCGACTGCGGGTCCGGCCATGGCGCCGATGCCGCCGATGCCGCCGATGCCGCCGCAGGCGTGGCCGACGGCGCCGCCGGCCGCGGCGTCATGGCCGGCCCAGCCACCGATGTACGCACCGCCGCAGGCCGTTCCCTGGCCGGAGCCGGAAGCACCGCAGCCCTGGCCGCAGCAGCCCCCGGCGCCCGGCGGATTCTCGCCGCCGAGTTAGCTACTGCGCGACTGTCGCGGCCAGGATGGCGACATCGCCAACCAATAGCGCCAAGCCGACCAGCGGAACGGCTATGCCGAAACGCAGCTTGGCGGTGAACACCGTGGCGGTGATGACCAACAGGGCCACCACCGGCGCGCCGTAGAACAAGACGCCGAAGTCGATCCCGGCGCCCAGGTTGGGGCATCGGCTTTCGCTACAGGCATCGGTGCTCATCACCGCGCCGAGAGCGAACAACATCACGATCGCGGCGCCCGGCACGGTCAACAGGGCAAGCACCCAGGTGCTCCACATGCGGGGCTGCCTGTTGCCCCGCGACGGAGCGGTTACGCCACCGGGACGCGCCTCCGTCAGGCGAATTCTGCCGTTCATGACCTGCGGAGGTACCCGGGCATCGATGATCCCAAACCGGGTGATGCTTGTCGTTGCATCGCGTCCTGTCGCGATATATCGTTGCTGTATCGGCGCGGTCTCTCGTGCCCTTCTGAAGAGCCCTCAATAGACAAGGAACAAACGTGAACAACCCCTTCGCTTCCCCCGACCAGCCATTCGGTGTCCGTCCCGGGTTCGGCTTCGGTCCCGGCCCCGCACAGCGGCGCGCCCTGCACAGCGCCCGGCGGCATGCCCGCCGCGAATTCTTCGAACACCTCCGCGACCATGCCGGCGACGACGTGCCATTCGGCTTCGGCCCCGGTGTCGGCCCCGGCTTCGGTTTCGGGTTCGGCTTCGGTCCCGGCGGCCCACGCGGCGGATGGCGTCGCGGCGGACCCGGCCGCGGTCGGCGCGGTGACGTGCGGGCGGCCATCCTGGTGCTGCTGGGCGAGGGACCGATGCACGGCTACGAGATGATCCAGCAGATCGCCGAGCGCAGCAATGGTTTGTGGCGGCCCAGCCCCGGTTCGGTGTATCCGACGCTGCAACTGCTCGACGACGAAGGCCTGGTCACTGCCGGCGCGTCCGATGGCAGCAAGAAGTTGTTCGAGCTGACCGACGAGGGCCGGGCGGCGGCCGAGAAGATCGAAACCCCGCCGTGGGAGGAGATCGCCGAAGGCGTGGCGCCGGGCCATATCAACTTGCGCAAGGCCATGGGCCAATTGTTCGGCGCGGTGATGCAATCGGCACACACCGCCAGCGCCGAACAGCAGCAGCGCATCGTCGACATCATCAACAACGCGCGCCGGGAGATCTACGGCGTTCTCGGGGAGGACTAGGGACCCTTGGTAATTCCCAACCGCTCGATGAGTAATTCCCAACCGCTCGCCCAGTGTGCACCGGCTGCGCCGAGTGTGCACTGGCGGCAACCCACGCCGGGCGCCGCCGCAGTGGTTGCACTCTCGGCGTGTCGACTTGTGAAGGATGTGGCTGGAGCGCACCGATGGACAGTTGTGAATACAGACCTCGATGCCCTCGCGACCGAACTGTATGTGACGATCGATGACCACGTAGTGCAACCCGACCGGCGGCGCGTCGGGCGGCCGAAGCAATTGACCGACGCCGAGTTGGTGTGCCTGGCCGTGCCTCCGGCGCTGCTCGGCGCCCGTAGCGAACACCATGGCTGCGAATGCGTTATTGCCGACTCGGCACCTGTTTCCATACCTGCCGAAACAGCCCGGTTACCACAAGCGGGTCAAGGCTGCGATACCTCTGATCTAAGTCCACGGTGGAACGGCTGATACGCCGAAACGGCTGGCGGGGCCGCTACCTTGCCTATCTGCCCGCGCCCGCTCGGTTGCCGTCTTGCCCTTCCGATTCGGTCTGAGGCATCAGGACCTAAGCCACCGCGCGCGAGGGCAAAAAGTCTCTACCGGCGGCTCTGGTCGACAACGACAGTGGAGGTTGTCACGGTGCATGCATGCAGATGTGGGGACTAGGTCTCGTCGGTGCCTATCGGGAAAGCCTTCGGGTTGTGCGATAGGCCAGTTCGACCACAGGAACCTATCGAAAGCTGGCATGTCGGCTTATCAGGGAGTTCGTCATGCTCAACTACGGCGCGCAACCCGACATGCTGGGATCGTTGACCGCCGGCCAGCGGTCGATTTGGGTTCTCCAACAACTCTGGCCCGAAGTCCCTTACGTCATCGCCGGTTTTCTCGCCATCGATCACCATGTCGACGTCGAGAGGCTCACGGTTGCATGCGAAACAGCGGCAGCGCGGTTCGGCACACAATGCGCGTTGCTGTCCCTCGTGGACAGCGAACCGGTCTTCATGGTCGACCGCTCACTCCCGCAGAGTCTGCGCTCGCTGCGTTGCATCGATCTGCGTGCCGAATCTGACCCGGTCGCAGCTGCTCACAGCTGGATGAACAACAACTACCACCGGCCGATTGATCTGGTCAGTGAGCAATTGACCGACTTGGCGCTGTTGCGGATCACCGACAATCTGTCGTACTTCTACTTGCGTGCGCACCACGTTCTCTTCGACGGGTATGGCGCCAACAATTTCATCCAGCACATCGCGGCCGCCTACTCAGGATCGGTCGCGGATATCACCGAAGTCGACTTCTCCGAGTTTGCCTTGATCCGTGACGCAGATCAGAAGTATCAGCAGTCCGCGCGCAGTCATGCTGATGCCGAATATTGGCAGACCATCGTGCGCGGGTCCGCGGACGTCACCGACCTGGGCGGGGGATGGGGGTCAACGGCACCACGCCACCCGCAGATGCGCGAGCTGGTGTGCCGGCATCTGTCGGAGAACCACCAGCTCGATGTCGCAAGGGTTATCGCGACAATGGCGGTGTTCATCGCCAAAACCACAGCACGCCAGAACGTCTCGATGTCGC
The nucleotide sequence above comes from Mycobacterium pseudokansasii. Encoded proteins:
- a CDS encoding DUF4350 domain-containing protein, which encodes MGAGPVMPAPGITRPRRPWRGMVLALAAIILVAAVGTYLTAPRPGGMMDPAATNSSGAHALVTLLREGGVEVVVANTVADVERSARADSLLLVAQTQYLTDSALLQRLTQAPGDLLLVEPTARARRALTPKLRITAAEQFASQPKCPLREANRAGKVHFGPSDAYQPRDDLEVISCYGGALVRYRDAGRTVTVVGSSDFMTNGGLLEEGNAALAMNLAGDRPRVVWYAPHRVEGQTSEPGSLSDLIPANVTWIVWQLWLVVLLAALWKGRRLGPLVAEEMPVVVRASETVEGRGRLYRSRRARDRAADALRTATLQRLLPRLGISPGTDPPAVVLTVARRSGADPEFVRYHLYGPPPATDQDLLHLARALDDIERQVTHS
- a CDS encoding DUF3824 domain-containing protein yields the protein MAETLRAFGSEAAEPDTKTGSHPRIEKCADRRQDGAHDQRRQPPHPVSTLPPSYPVDPPAETPGYIPAGYPPLGAGYPPPPSQTSGYGAPPPGYGVPPGYGAPPGYGMPPGYGPPPPGYGAPPPGYGAPPPGYGAPPPGYGAPPPGYGAPPPGYGAPPPGYGAPPGYGPPPPGYGPPLVPGAVKPGIIPLRPLTLSDIYNGAVGYIRTNPKATLGLTAIVVVIMQVITLIATVGPLTALNQLKSQPSTELSLGVLGAWMGSVAASGLVTWLGGMLLSGILTVVVGRAVFGSPITIGEAWARVRGRVPALIGLALLEAAGMVALAGLVVVILVGVAAAVNGAAAVLVGIPLLLLVGLLLAYLYTMLVFAPVLIVLERLPLVDAVTRSFRLVRGGFWRVLGIRLLTALVVGLVGGAVAAPFSIASQILLGVTASEGSIGMLLVGTTLSAVGSAISQIITAPFTAGVVVLLYTDRRMRAEAFDLVLQTGAAGGPAAVESTDNLWLTRPY
- a CDS encoding DUF4129 domain-containing protein; this translates as MPSIDIDRDAAHQAAQHELDKPIYPKPSLSTAFSDWLNEQLYRLLERGASVSGGWFTLTVLFILAVIAVIVAVHIARRTMRTNRGGDYQLFEAGQLTAAQHRATAEAFAAQGNWAAAIRHRLRAVARELEETGVLNPAPGRTANELATDAGAALPHLAGELARAATAFNDVTYGERPGTQDSYQLIADLDDHLRSRAHASSAVERPAAADSWAQVR
- a CDS encoding RDD family protein, encoding MSEVVTGDAVVLDVQIAQLPVRAVSAIIDMTVMFIGYLLGLMLWAAALSQLDEALTIAFLIMFTVLAFVGYPVAIETATRGRSVGKIVMGLRVVSDDGGPERFRQALFRALASVVEIWMLLGSPAVICSMVSPKGKRVGDMFAGTIVVSERAPRLGPPPAMPPALAWWASSLQLSGLTAGQAEVARQFLSRAPQLDPRLREQMAYRIAGDVLSRIAPPPPPGVPPQLVLAAVLAERHRRELARLRPTAGPAMAPMPPMPPMPPQAWPTAPPAAASWPAQPPMYAPPQAVPWPEPEAPQPWPQQPPAPGGFSPPS
- a CDS encoding GatB/YqeY domain-containing protein, which gives rise to MAELKSRLRADLTEAMKTQDKLRTATLRMVLAAIQTEEVSGKQAKELSDDEVLKVLARESRKRGEAAEIYTQNGRGELAANEHAEARIIDEYLPTPLTEAELADVADTAIAQVAENLGHRPTMKQMGLVMKFATEIADGKADGARLSAAVKERL
- a CDS encoding stage II sporulation protein M; this translates as MDVDAFLLTHRGTWDRLDQLVKKRRSLTGAEIDELVELYQRVSTHLSMLRSVSSDSLLVGRLSSLVARARAAVTGAHAPLTSTFVRFWTVSFPVVAYRAWRWWAATAVAFFAVVVLIAFWVAGSAEVQSVIGTPTEINELVNHDVESYYSEHPATSFALQVWVNNSWVAAKCIAMSVVLGLPIPLVLFQNAANVGVIAGLMFQAGRGGLLLGLLIPHGLLELTAVFLAAATGMRLGWSVIAPGDRPRGQVLAEQGRGVVSVAVGLVGVLLVSGLIEAMVTPSPLPTSVRIAIGLLALAAFVSYIVYFGRRAAKAGETGDIEDAPDVVPTG
- a CDS encoding PadR family transcriptional regulator, with the protein product MNNPFASPDQPFGVRPGFGFGPGPAQRRALHSARRHARREFFEHLRDHAGDDVPFGFGPGVGPGFGFGFGFGPGGPRGGWRRGGPGRGRRGDVRAAILVLLGEGPMHGYEMIQQIAERSNGLWRPSPGSVYPTLQLLDDEGLVTAGASDGSKKLFELTDEGRAAAEKIETPPWEEIAEGVAPGHINLRKAMGQLFGAVMQSAHTASAEQQQRIVDIINNARREIYGVLGED
- a CDS encoding DUF58 domain-containing protein codes for the protein MILTGRTGLLALICVLPIALAPWPARAFVILLAVLVLAVVIDVALAASTRRLRFTRSPDSSIRLGQPADAGLSVHNEGRRRFRGQIRDAWPPSTRGEPRSHKVNIGGGERQQLTTRLRPVRRGDQRAAAVTARSLGPLGLAGRQSSQPVAGKVRVLPPFLSRKHLPSRLAKLREIDGLLPTLIRGQGTEFDSLREYVVGDDVRSIDWRATARRSDVMVRTWRPERDRRVVLVLDTGRMAAGRVGVDPTAADPAGWPRLDWSMDAALLLAALASRAGDHVDFLAHDRVSRAAVFGASRTELLAQLVDAMAPLQPALVESDWRAMISAILLRTRRRSLVVLLTDLNATALDEGLLPVLPQLSAKHHVVVAAVADPRVDELAMGRSDAATVYDAAAAERARNDRRAIASRLRRSGVDVVDAPPSDIAPALADRYLAMKATGRL
- the nrfD gene encoding NrfD/PsrC family molybdoenzyme membrane anchor subunit; this encodes MTRGTAGGREQLAVPRAEFRSYYGRPVLKPPVWEWKIAAYLFSGGLSAGSALLAAGADLTGRPALCRVSRVGALASLLASMYFLVADLGRPERFHHMLRVAKPSSPMSVGTWILTAYGPGAGLAGVAELMPAALRRTWAGALVRWSARPAGLSAAAVAPGVASYTAVLLSQTAVPAWHEAHPYLPFVFTGSAAASGGGWGMVLAPVAEAGPARRLAVVGAVLEVAASRLLEQRLGLAAEAYTTGKPHRLRKWAEYLTVGGALGTAAARRSRFAAALCGLALLTGSALQRFGVFEAGVESTRDPKYVVVPQRQRLDSGH